In Malus sylvestris chromosome 15, drMalSylv7.2, whole genome shotgun sequence, a single genomic region encodes these proteins:
- the LOC126602321 gene encoding uncharacterized protein LOC126602321, with protein sequence MVVTNSNSQNREIVVRKRIASIFNKREEDFSSLREYNDYLEEVEDMTFDLIEGIDVPAIEAKIAKYQEENAEQIMINRARKAEELAAALAASKGHPIQNETDAGLSQGSQAGFGAGTQGQYAPTVSGQPRPTGGMGPQPLPLGGGGHDLHGYAVDDEEMVKLRAEKGGRAGGWSGEISRKRALEEALGSIWIC encoded by the exons ATGGTGGTTACCAATTCTAATTCCCAGAACAGGGAGATTGTGGTCAGGAAGAGGATTGCAAGCat ATTCAATAAACGAGAAGAGGATTTTTCTTCCTTGAGAGAATACAATGATTACTTGGAGGAAGTGGAGGACATGA CATTTGACTTGATCGAAGGAATAGATGTTCCTGCTATTGAAGCGAAAATTGCCAAGTACCAGGAAGAAAATGCTGAACAAATAATGATTAACAGAGCTCGTAAG GCTGAAGAGCTTGCTGCAGCTCTCGCAGCAAGCAAGGGACATCCCATACAAAATGAAACTGATGCG GGTCTGAGCCAAGGCTCACAAGCAGGATTTGGTGCTGGTACACAGGGCCAGTATGCTCCTACAGTTTCAGGGCAACCACGTCCAACCGGCGGCATGGGTCCACAACCACTACCACTTGGAGGAGGGGGGCATGATCTGCACGGATACGCTGTTGACGATGAAGAAATGGTGAAGCTGCGAGCAGAGAAGGGTGGTCGGGCAGGAGGGTGGAGTGGAGAGATAAGCAGGAAGAGGGCACTTGAAGAAGCCCTTGGTAGCATTTGGATTTGTTAG
- the LOC126602305 gene encoding pentatricopeptide repeat-containing protein At4g30825, chloroplastic — MMTSLRFSISLDTFDSSNKFNSSFCYGHAYVSRACVVNALNWGNRIKVSGFPFELSGTSELSQMGEETNLSLVEGNPDFRHESEKGSGGPKKESRREKDSKLSSRKSRWVRELENLFVNGGEFDVDYSVISSHLSMEHCNDILRRLERCNDVKALRFFEWMRSNGKLERNVSAFNSVLRVMGRREDWDAAEKLVQELLAGLGGELNYQVFNTLIYACCKLGRAELGAKWFRMMLDHRIQPNIATFGMLMGLYQKGWNVEEAEFTFSQMRNCGIVCQSAYSAMITIYTRLNLYDKAEEVIGLMREDRVRLNLDNWLVMINAYCQQGKVDDAEVVLVSMQEAGFSPNIIAYNTLITGYGKASKMDAAHHLFLGIKNAGLEPDETTYRSMIEGWGRADKYKEAEWYYKELKRLGYKPNSSNLYTLVNLQAKHEDEEGAIRTLDDMLTMGCQYSSILGTLLQAYEKVGRVDKVPRLLRGSFYQHILVSQTSCSILVMAYVKHCLVDDTMKVLREKLWKDPPFEDNLYHLLICSCKELGRLEDAVKIYKQMPRHFNKPNMHIMCTMIDIYSIMGLFTEAEKTYVELKSSGIVLDLIAYSIAVRMYVKAGSLEDACSVLEAMEEQEGIVPDIYMFRDMLRIYQRCGRLDKLKDLYYKLLKSGVTWDREMYNCVINCCSHALPVDEISEIFDEMLQCGFVPNTITFNVMLDVYGKARLLKKARELFRMAQKWGLVDMISYNTIIAAYGRNKDFRSMSSTFQEMQFKGFSVSLEAYNSMLDAYGKESQMERFRSVLQRMKKTSCASDHYTYNIMINVYGEQGWIDEVAGVLTELKECGLGPDLCSYNTLIKAYGIAGMVEDAVHLVKEMRENGIEPDKITYVNLIAALQRNDEYLEAVKWSLWMKQMGL; from the coding sequence atgatgaccTCACTGAGATTTTCAATCTCTTTGGACACGTTTGATTCTTCAAACAAGTTCAATTCTTCTTTTTGCTACGGTCATGCATATGTTAGCAGAGCTTGTGTAGTTAATGCTCTGAATTGGGGAAATCGGATTAAGGTTTCTGGGTTCCCATTCGAATTGTCGGGCACTTCGGAACTGAGTCAGATGGGTGAGGAAACCAATTTGAGCTTGGTTGAGGGAAACCCGGATTTTCGACACGAAAGTGAGAAGGGCTCTGGGGGGCCAAAGAAAGAGAGTAGGAGAGAAAAGGATTCGAAGTTAAGTTCAAGAAAGAGTAGGTGGGTGAGGGAATTGGAGAATTTGTTTGTGAATGGTGGTGAATTTGATGTTGATTATTCTGTTATTAGCTCTCACTTGAGCATGGAGCATTGTAACGATATTTTGAGACGGCTAGAGAGGTGTAATGATGTCAAAGCTCTTAGATTCTTCGAGTGGATGAGAAGCAACGGGAAATTAGAGCGCAATGTGAGCGCTTTTAATTCAGTTTTAAGAGTGATGGGTAGGAGAGAAGATTGGGATGCAGCTGAAAAATTGGTTCAGGAATTGCTTGCTGGTTTGGGAGGTGAGCTGAATTATCAGGTTTTCAACACCCTTATTTATGCGTGTTGTAAGTTGGGGCGCGCTGAGTTGGGAGCCAAGTGGTTTCGAATGATGCTGGATCACAGGATCCAGCCGAACATTGCAACTTTTGGTATGCTAATGGGACTTTACCAGAAGGGTTGGAATGTTGAGGAGGCGGAGTTTACTTTCTCTCAAATGAGGAACTGTGGAATTGTATGTCAATCAGCGTACTCTGCGATGATCACAATTTACACCCGCTTGAACTTGTATGACAAAGCGGAAGAGGTCATTGGCTTGATGAGAGAAGATAGAGTGAGATTGAATTTGGATAATTGGTTGGTAATGATTAATGCCTATTGTCAGCAGGGTAAAGTAGACGATGCTGAAGTAGTACTGGTCTCCATGCAAGAAGCGGGGTTTTCTCCAAACATTATTGCATACAATACTTTGATAACTGGATATGGGAAGGCGTCTAAAATGGATGCTGCTCATCACCTATTTCTGGGCATAAAGAACGCTGGATTAGAGCCTGATGAAACAACTTACCGTTCTATGATTGAAGGTTGGGGTCGAGCTGACAAGTATAAGGAAGCAGAATGGTACTACAAAGAGCTCAAGCGGTTGGGGTACAAACCTAATTCGTCTAACCTGTACACACTAGTAAACTTGCAAGCCAAGCATGAGGATGAAGAGGGGGCCATCAGGACTCTTGACGATATGCTGACAATGGGGTGCCAATATTCCTCGATTCTTGGTACTCTTCTGCAAGCATACGAGAAGGTAGGAAGGGTAGATAAAGTGCCTCGCCTTTTGAGAGGTTCTTTCTATCAACATATTCTTGTCAGCCAGACTTCTTGTTCCATTCTTGTCATGGCTTATGTGAAACACTGCTTGGTGGATGATACTATGAAAGTGTTAAGGGAGAAACTGTGGAAGGACCCGCCTTTTGAAGATAACTTGTATCATTTGTTAATTTGCTCGTGTAAAGAGTTGGGTCGTCTTGAAGATGCTGTTAAAATATACAAGCAAATGCCGAGACATTTTAACAAGCCAAACATGCACATCATGTGCACAATGATTGACATCTATAGCATCATGGGCCTATTCACAGAAGCGGAAAAAACTTACGTGGAGTTAAAATCTTCTGGAATCGTATTGGACCTGATTGCCTATAGCATTGCTGTGAGAATGTATGTAAAAGCTGGTTCTCTGGAAGATGCTTGCTCTGTTCTAGAGGCAATGGAAGAACAGGAGGGAATTGTTCCAGACATTTACATGTTCCGTGATATGCTCCGGATTTATCAACGATGTGGCAGGCTTGATAAGTTGAAAGACCTGTACTATAAACTCTTGAAGAGTGGAGTGACTTGGGATCGGGAAATGTACAACTGTGTCATAAACTGCTGTTCTCATGCTTTGCCAGTTGATGAGATCTCAGAGATCTTTGATGAGATGCTTCAATGTGGTTTTGTTCCTAATACCATAACCTTCAATGTCATGCTCGATGTATACGGGAAAGcaaggcttctgaagaaagcTAGGGAGTTGTTCAGGATGGCCCAAAAGTGGGGTTTGGTTGACATGATCTCTTACAATACTATTATAGCTGCTTACGGGCGAAATAAAGATTTCAGAAGCATGTCTTCAACATTTCAAGAGATGCAGTTCAAGGGCTTTTCAGTTTCCCTGGAAGCCTACAATTCCATGTTGGATGCTTATGGGAAGGAAAGCCAAATGGAAAGATTTAGAAGCGTTTTGCAGAGAATGAAGAAAACAAGCTGTGCTTCTGACCATTACACGTACAACATTATGATCAATGTCTATGGAGAGCAAGGATGGATTGATGAAGTTGCTGGTGTGCTGACTGAGTTGAAAGAATGCGGACTTGGACCTGATCTGTGCAGCTATAACACGTTGATTAAGGCATACGGAATTGCAGGAATGGTCGAAGATGCTGTCCACTTGGTCaaggaaatgagagaaaatggtaTAGAGCCTGATAAGATAACCTATGTCAATCTTATCGCTGCGCTGCAAAGAAACGATGAATATTTGGAGGCTGTAAAATGGTCCCTGTGGATGAAGCAGATGGGGTTGTAA